A window of Megalops cyprinoides isolate fMegCyp1 chromosome 13, fMegCyp1.pri, whole genome shotgun sequence genomic DNA:
TCTACACCGCCCCCCTGGAAGAGAATGCCCCAATTCTTCTGGCCTTGCTTGGGATCTGGTACATCAACTTCTTCCTGGCGGAGACTCATGCCCTGCTGCCCTACGACCAGTACATGCATCGCTTTGCTGCCTACTTCCAGCAGGTCAGTCATCACCATGGCTGGGGGAATTAGCAAGGCTGGTGAGCATGCTCAGCTGAGACAGCAGAGGAAATCAGAATGCAGGAAAGCAATGACTTCTCATAGCAGAAAGCTAACAGCAGGTGACATTTGAGtgtgtttcagtttaaattGAGTGAAACTGAAAGTGTATTTCAAATGTGGTAACCACAGGGTGACATGGAGTCGAACGGGAAGTACATCACTAAGCAGGGCACCCGTGTGAACTATCACACTGGGCCCATTGTCTGGGGGGAGCCTGGAACCAATGGGCAGCATGCGTTCTACCAGCTCATTCATCAAGGTACAATCAGAGACAATTTTTCACTAGAGTGGCTGTGCAATTGGCATTGCTTTCTGGCCTGCGCTTTCTAATTACAATGTCACAAGTGAATTTTCCACTCAACAGAATTTAAACAGAACTCAACAGAATGACATGCGCAGTATGTgacaaaaatgctaaaatgtctTGGCTTCAATGCTAAGCATGCATAGAAACTCAAGACTTATAGAAAGGTATTGTTCAAAGTAAATGTAGTTTTTTCTTTGCAGTAATTCCTTATTGGTGCTGTGTAAACTATCCATGATCTATTCTGTGATTGATAACAATTCTCAATTGTAATTGATCATTTTTGGATATATATTTGTTCTCAAATAAATGTGGATCATAGTCGTAACTAGCTTTATGATAGATGGTAATAAAAATCTCTTCAGCAGCTGAATGGTAAAATGGCAGATTGAGGCCTTGGTCTCCTTCCACAGGAACCCGCATGGTTCCCGCTGATTTCCTCATCCCTGCCCAGACACAGCACCCCATCAGAAACAACCTGCACCACAAGGTAAGTCTGTCAGCCATTTCCTAAACCAATACGCTTATCACTGCCCTCAGTACAGTGGCTGTGCCGGCTCTGCAGAACCAGGGTTAGACAACAGCtttatttctaaaatgttaTATTGCAGAAATAACCTTTTTGAAATCCTTCATTCCACTGATTTTGTGTAAACTTCTCTTGCTGCCTGTAGTTATTTTAGGTAATCAACTTCagtgctagctggctagttttTAATTCTCACTGTTAAAGTGTTTTATCCTGAAATGAATATTGATCCTGTCCACATTATAAATTCATATATCATATGTCAGGGTCTTCATAATGCcatcaaattaaatacattattattgaCCAGTAGTACATTTGATTTTGTTCAGATCCTGATTGCTAACTTCCTGGCTCAGACTGAGGCTTTGATGAAGGGGAAGACCACAGAGGAGGCcaagaaggagctggaggcagCAGGCTTTAGTGGAGAAGCGCTGCAGAAACTGCTCCCTCATAAAGTGAGCAGATTTCCAGTGGCCATTCTTGTTACAACTATAATTAGAGATAGTGATGACTGGGACAAAAGCAATATTGCCTCCTGGTGTTTTTTGAGTATAATGCGTGGAGATGGGGCATGGCAGCACAGATAATGCAAGTTTACAATTGAGCAGTTTAATGAAGTGAGGTGTACTTTCTGTCACAAGTAAAGGTGtaatgcagttttgtttgtgttcatttccatttaaaggTATTTCAAGGAAACAGACCAACCAACTCTATTATCTTTGAGAAGCTGACACCCTACGTTCTAGGAGTTCTCATTGGTACGtacaaagcaaaagcaaactGATGAAGCAGTTAGCACTGCCCCTCACTACACTGGCATTTTATTCTGGGCATTTAATTTCATGTCCAACAGTCAAATTAGAGTGCATccaattgtacattttatggCTGACATAGATAAGTGCTTTAGCAGATTAAGTTTTTTTTGAGTCTTCAAAGCTTAATGTGCACTTTGTTCAGGAATAACTGATGTAAGCCATATATAGTAATCAAAAACACCAGGATGGAATCATTCCTTTAATGACACTGTTAAAATAAGAATCATTTTGTGATCACAGACAGTGTATAATATGGTACTGAGATGTAAAGTTACATAATGATCTTAAAAGTCTTATGAAAAGTCTGATACTTACATATTTACCATAGTATGTagtacataaaatacattgaGAATAAAGTTGTGCAGTTAAGTTAATTTTTAAAGGCAGTCGACCTGGCAGAAAAGATGGAAGACATGAATAAGAAAGACCTAGCCTGTATATGAGAAACATTGCCTTTGTGAGTGTTAAGACAGGGTGGGTATTGATAGATGTATACTGAAGGACAAAGGAAGTGAACTGGCAAGGCAAATATGACTGAGGCAGCACACAAGGCACAAGACAACCTTGACACACAAGATAAGCTTGCAAACAAACTGTGTCGACACTAACGTCAAATATTATGACATCTAAAAATAATTACgcaaaatgattattttaaaaaacaaatttaaggaCATTGACGATACATTATAGTCCCACAGTGCTGTATTGATAGATTTACAAATAGTCCAATTAACATAATACTTTATGCTACAAAGGATTACAAGCAGAGACATACTATGCGTTTGAATGTGTTTTGCCTGTTGGTCAAATTATTAAACTAAGAACATTTCCCAATTAGGCTAATTGAAAATTGTTAATTGCTAATtgttatttcaaacagaaatgtcCAAATTCTCTATTCGCTTGAAATTGCTTGTTTACGAAAATATCACTTACAGGAAGCAAATCCTTCAGGATAATTGTGATTCTTATAAACAGTATGCACTGTACATTTTTGGATATTTCTTATTGTGCATCTAGGTAATCCCCTCTTATTCTGGTGCTTTTGTGCAGCTTTGTATGAGCACAAGATCTTTGTACAGGGATTCATGTGGGAGATCAACAGTTTTGACCAGTGGGGGTGAGTAGCAGAACTGGATCTCAAATTATTGTCTGGTATGAAGAGTGTTAGTAAAAGAAGACACAAATATATGGAAGTACTGTGGAGTTTCTGGCTATCCTcagcacagactgaagacccacatCTTCATATTGCATCTTAATAGGcctagttatttatttatttgggaaTATGAAGAGTTAATTAATTTGTCCCAGAATTGGCTATTAGTTAAATTTCATGTGTAGTCCCTGGACAGGTGATAGACACAGCAAGCAAGTTCACAGCAGGGCACATGCACGGAACGTATAAACCAACCTATTCATAATCTTTGGTAGCACTTATGTAACGAGGGGATTACTTATTACAATACTGTGTGGTGGGTTCACACATACTCAGATGTCCTCGCTCGTTTTTTTCTGTATAGTGGTGTTAATGCGACTTTGGTATACGCATTTTTGTATCCCTGCTTTGTAATGACCCaaagtaaatgttaaaatggcttGGATTAATTTGGGATGTCCATGCGGCAACCATGTCAACCAAGCGGTGAATGCATTCGTGAAGAGATCCAGTGTTATCGGTAATTCCCCAAACAGAGTTGAACTAGGCAAACAGCTCGCAAAGACGATTGAGGCGGAGCTTCAGGACGCCACCGAGGTGCACTCTCACGACTCATCCACCAACGGCCTCATCAACTTCATCAAGAAGAACGAAGCCGTCATGGGGCTAACAAGTGATCCGAACTACCAAAAACTGGAACAATGGTACAAGTCCAACGCTGGAAGCCTCAGTATGAGGCAGATGTTCGATGCCGACAAGGAAAGATTCAGCAAATTTAGGTAAGCGCAAAGCAGCGTCACTATACGTCACAGCAAcatgttttatataaaataataataatcgaaAGAATAATGCGTAACGAAGAAATATGTAATGTTGATATTGCTAGatagagataaaaaaaaatgcaactgcaaTAAGAATATAGTAAAATCGTTGTACATAATATAGGGGCGGCGTCGtgtatgttttctgtattaGTATACCAATTCTCTAGGCTAAATCACAATATactctatttatatttttagtttgtACGATTAGGCTAGCAGAGGTTCAGTAGCCATAAAGTGGCACATTCAAGTCAGAAATTAGGCATAATGTGTTTAACGTTGAACTCCCTCAAATGGAACAGAATCATAATGTAGCTGTCATACCAACCGCATTTCAAAAGGTCAGATTCATCTTAATTTAGAAACAAGGACATTTGTGAGATCAGGCTTTATCGACAGTAATGTTTGAGTAACCAAGTCTGATTCCTCAGTCCTTTGTATTCTATAGGCCTACTTTATCAGTAGAATTTTACAACATCAGTTCACTACACTTGTGACCATTCACCTTAACGTACCTACCGAACATCTGTTGCGCCTACCTAGCCAGCCAACTAGCTGTATATATACTTTTCCCACATCACCCGGAACTTTGCTAGCTTCGTTTATGAATTGCAATTGTCAGAGTTCCGTCTGGATACGCAGGGAGGCGTTTGCTGGGAGCCTTTACCGTCAAGCGCACTTTCGCTTGACTGGGGTTTTTGAACCGATAAACCCATTGCTATGGGCTGTGATTTGTTGGAATGCTACTTACTGCGCAGATACGTTCCTACGTCTTTGGAGATCCCACACAGGCTGAATGATATCTAAAAGTCGCTTGGCTTGGATATTTGGAAGATGTGTGCTAATGTGTTGTTGATTACTGGATAGCTACCGAGTTAGGCTAAGTTATTGTTTCAATGCTCTATCAAATGTGAGTTAAGACCGAAATTTAAAATTGCAAATTGATTTGCGTTCTAATCGGGCCATATTGGCTGTAAAGTTTCttgcagtgaaatatttcagttgtgcTGTTGTTTGAAATTGCACACCGATAACGGACAAATCCGTTATTTATCCAACCCTAGCGATAATGTAGTACGAAGAGCAGCAGTTGAGTCTGTGTGCATGATCGCACATCGAGTGTAGCTTTGCTAAAGAGCAAGTGTCGGACAGTAATTTAGAAGTCCCCAATTTAAGGCTAGGCTCTGTCACTGAACTTTAGAGAGAGAATACTGGAACCACTGGAGGTGGTGATACGCGTTTAGTGCAATACGCGTGACGTTTAGTGCACAATGCTAGAAACTGTTACGAGTCATTTCCCGAATTAAGGCAGATAGCCtatgccagtgtttctcaaccctctcctggaggaccccctgccctgcatgttttagatctctccctgctccaacacagctgattcaaatgatcaactcgttatgaactcccgaagctgcttaataacaaactgatcatttgaatcagctgtgttggagcagggagagatctaaaacatgcagggtagggggtcctccaggagagggttgagaaacactggcctatGCCATTTCAGTAGGTTAGTTTGGCATGCAAGAAATCTTTGTTTTGACTCAGATAACAAAACCTTTTGTTAAATaatgtttacagaaaatgaTTAGACCTACAGTGAGAGCAGTCCTTTGAAGTAACTATTTCGTTACCATTTTCTCTGATTAGCACAATCCTTCAGACTGAGGATGGAGACATCTTGCTTGATTATTCAAAGAATCTCATCAATGCGGAAGTCATGAAGATACTGGTCGAGATGGTAATAATCACGTTATTAATTTCTTACTGATAATTGAAGAGTCTCAATATCACAGGCATGTGTAtccaaacattttcatgtgtgaaaCACTTGTTCAGGTCTATTTTGGAATTTCAGAACTGACACTAGTTAGGCAACGCAATTTCATTGACCATTtcaaataatacatattttaatgcatattttatgtcCTCTTGCCATTCACAAAGACAGTGTCAAAGATGTTTGTGGTCCAGCCTGAATAATTATTTGCATCAAAAAACAATCTGCACAAAAATCCCAATGTGACAAGATCAACATCATTAGTCAATGCAGATCACACCAAAAACCATACTATTCTGCCTTTGTTACTGAATAGGTCTTGATATACTGTAGTTTTATTTGTACTGAATATGCAGTTCTTTTTGTATTGTGAACTCATGGCATTTGATTTGGTTGTGCACAGGCAAAGTCTAGGGGAGTGGAGACTGCCAGGGAGAAGATGTTCACTGGAGAAAAGATCAACTTCACTGAGGTACAACGTACCTCATTGCCATAATGTcagctcagccacacccactgCCATCTATGTCTATCAACAAAGGAACACATCTTACACAACCTGGTGACattgaataaacatttaatattaaacaatacattttaacaaactGTGTTTGAATAAATATGAGGATTTGTGTATAGTGCTTTTAATacacagtaaagtaaaaaaaaaatcactgaaaggTGTTGTTTCACTTTGCATGTAAACCACAGCATGCAATTttcttgcatattttgcatGGTTTTTAAGCAAACTCTATGCTGTTTTACCCAGTCTTACTAACTGCTTATTTTGCTAGTAGAATTATGAAACGGCTGCTACAATATTGCTTATTGCTTTTTCAACCTTGCTTTCACCTCTGAAGGGTTTGTTTGATCTATTCAGACTATGTGGTATGATTTTAAAGTGATATctatgcatttctttttctctcttacAAACCATATATTGCATGAATGGAATCATGTAACAATCCTTACAGTATGTTTGCAATGTCACTTTCACATTTTAAGAGTTCATTTGAATAGGTTACAATTCACTTATCTTTGAGGTAGTAACCTTCCAGTTACTGGTGTTTTTGCTGAGTTGAAGCATTCACGGGCACTTTAAGTTTGCCATTAATGTTGAGTCAGAAATGCAGTTGATAAATTgtctctttttgttgttttatgctTGCTGTTGTCGAAGTGACATGTCTAGTCTGTGAGACACTAGATTTAGTTCAAGATATGTTCTAGGAATACATAGTATTCCATTCCTTTCTTCACTGAGAAAAAATGATTTCGTCTTGAATGGCAACAGATTGGGTGTACCCAATTCTGTTTTAGTATTTAATTCTGCGACAGATGCTCTAATTCAGTGCAACCTCCAAGTCTATTGTGATAAGAtacattaacaataaatattGATGAAAGATAATTTTTCTGATTCATTTATTGCCTGCATCACTGTTGGAGAACAAGTTTGACAGAGCcctgtttctgtatttttacagtgcagTCCTTTACCTTCAGTTCAGGGCTCTGACTCTCCATCTGTATGTAGGGTCGTGCTGTCCTCCATGTCGCCCTGAGGAACCGCTCCAACACACCCATAAAAGTTGACGGTCAGGACGTTATGCCTGAGGTCAACAAGATCCTGGAGAAAATGAAGGGCTTCTGTCATGTAAGTACAAACTGACCCTGTTGTCTCAACTGTCACTTAGCATCTGTTCTGGATTATTTTCTCCTCCCTTTCATGAGTTGTCTGCATGTGAATTGTGAATGTTGTGATACTTTCCTCTGAAAAGATGAGTGAAAGGCTCCTGGATATTTATGGATTTGTCAGTTCCGAGGCACTGTTGTCCAAAACCTTTTACCATTCAAAATGGCTGTAAGGCAGCCAGTGTCACAAAACATActaaactgacaaaaaatatttatgctgtGCACACTTGTATTGTAtatctgttctgtctgtgataCAGAAAGTACGTAGTGGAGAATGGAAAGGCTACACTGGAAAGCCCATGACAGATGTGGTCAATATCGGCATTGGAGGATCTGACCTGGTGAGTAGGAATTATCTGTGATGTCTGTGACCAGTTGTTTTTTAAGTGAATTTTTGTCAAAGCACTGTAAAACAAGTGCTGTTATAGTGAAGATATAGTGTGTTTTGTTGGTGTTATAAGCCCCTGTGTCATGTGCCAGGGCCCTCTGATGGTCACTGAAGCTCTTAAGGCATACTCCAAGGGCGGGCCTCGTGTCTGGTTCGTCTCTAACATCGATGGAACGCACATCGCTAAGACTCTGGCTGAGCTTAATGTTGAGACCACTCTCTTCATCATTGCCTCTAAGGTAAATATCCATGTCACAGTGGTAATGATagcagcatttgaaaatgaaaacattacctTCTAGTACATTTTGTAAGGGGGCACCTGTGTTTTAATGTAggcattttcatgttttgtttttacttgtgaCCTCTTTTGTaactttaaatttatttttggacATCTCAAGGAAAGTGCTTTAGTCATACCTCTCATGCACtgttacaatattacattacattattgtcatttggcagacgtatttatctagagtgacttatataCATTGTTACAATTGATACAATtttgtttatccatttatacagctgggtagtTACTGAGTCAATTGGgggttaaacaccttgcccaatgatacagcagcagtgctccagggGGGAATCGTGCTATAGTACCAATCCGCATAGTGCTGACCCTGAATATTCTCAATAAgtaatatcaagctgtatacTTGGCCTGCATGTATTCAATACACACTGCTTTGTATAAATACACACTACAAAAATTTGTGGAATATGAAATGCAGGAAATGATAGAAGCATTTTCTGTAGCATATACAGATATTATTGTATAGTGTATAGCTATGGTGTGTaattgatattttacattttgtggcATTCTAGTTACTTAGATGAAAAAGATGTGCCAATAATACCTACATAACCAAACAGTTAACAACACAGCAGTATGCTACCATGCTATAATATTCAACTGCTCCATACAGAAGTGAGGGACAGTAGTTATCAATTATTTATGGAGCAGAGTGCTTTAGCGACTATGAGTACGCACGTGAGTGTCAGCTACAGAAGGTGACATCAACCACTGCCACTGTAAAAGTAAGTGTAACTCCTTTGGCAAAGCACCTGGGTTTATAGCTCAGCAAGCTAATCATATCTCTTGGTTGCCATGCAGACTGCAAGGTCATCAGTTAAACACCCACAGCAGGTAAAGCTTCTTTATGTGGCTTCgataatgtaaaatgaagcCTGTCAGCTGGTTGACTTTGAAGTGGAGGCTTAGAGGGGAGACTGTATCCAAGCTCAATAGCATGAGTGAGCACGTAAGCTGAACATGTCACTCAGTAGCATCAGTGATCTGTTTTTAGTGTCACCAGCTTGGTCCAGAATGCAGCTGAGATTCATTgaggatattttattttgtactatTGAGAGAACTGAGAAAATTACTCTCTACTCTGATTAATTACTCTGTATGAAATTGGGTAAGACAATATTTTCAATTGTCCACTGATGTTTTTAATATGCCTATTCATAGTTGATTGAAAAGATGGAATTGATGTATTagtacatacaaacatataataTCAACTGGTAAGATATTGGAAGGCATTTGCATGAAGGTGGAATTGATATATTTGTTTACCCAAGCATATAATATCAGTTAACCTAGTCATGATTTGACATGACTAATTCTTTGGtctaaataaagaaatgagCAGAATAAAAGTCTCTTAATCCTATGTTTGGGTAAAATACTAATAACTGATGGGTGAATAAAAAACACCTGGCTGTGATTCCATCACAGGGTGATGATAGATTTTGTCCTGCACTTCGAATATTGACTCTGAGTACACCAGCAAGCATTTAATTCCCTTGAAGAGAAGAAGCTGAAATGTCACTATTAATTGGTTTGCAAATTAGAATACAGTGATTTGCACATGCAAAATGTGAAGGTATATCTATTTCCATAATACTCTTAATTTAATAATCTTCATTTTGACCTTCTAGATTCATGTTTATGCCAATCAATGCACAAAACTGTGTTGCAGTGTATGGGTTAGAAGGCTATTTAACTGACTAATATGGACATAATTATCAGTTTCAATCAACTTGAtgcaaaatattgaaatatttaagtCAGATAATTCACAACCTGACCATGAATCCTGAACCCTGATTCATGACTTTTTGACTTGAGCCTTGGGTACTTCAGAACCTGGAATGAGGACAAATAAATGGGCAAATATATCTtactgtttgtctgtatgtttgtgtattttccatctttgttttcagacatttaCCACTCAAGAAACCATCACCAATGCAGAGTCTGCCAAGGAATGGTTCCTGCATGTTGCAAAAGATGTGAGTAGCCTGGATATTAACCTGAGATCTGAGATCTTAACCAAATGAATGCATtagaatgaaatgtaatgtatctCCCTCTATTTCACAGCCATCTGCTGTGGCCAAGCACTTTGTGGCTCTTTCCACCAATGCAGTAAGTTCACTTATTGAAACATGCGTCTTTGATATTGTGTATTACATATGTTCTCCCAGGAATTGTGGCTTAACATTATTCACCCTGGTATGTCCTCTTTTGTTCAGCCCAAAGTGAAGGAATTTGGGATCGACACTGCAAACATGTTCGAGTTCTGGGACGTAAGTCAGACATCTGGAATGATGCTCTAACTCCATAAAATCAAACCCAGGACCATGTTTTACCAAGCTTTAGGATGTGGCTATTAATAGTGCATGGAGACCGACAGCTGCAGGGTAATCAAATCCCTGTCTTCCCATGACTGTCCAGTCTCTGCATGTTATTATTGGTTGTGACCTTCTCTCTTGCAGAGGTTACTGTAAAGGCTGGGTTGCACCAAAGGTCAGAGGGTTAAACTCTGCGACATTGTTGGTATTTAAAACATAATGGCCTTGAACTGCCACTCCTGAACTTGATGAAAAGCCATATTTTTTACAATTCGTATGTGAAGTATGTGATTTAGATTTAGGGAGATTAAAGGTGACATCACTGTACATAATAGGAAGGGAACATGCACTACTTGTGATCGATTCATGCAGCAGTagaatgttctgtttaattataAGTTCAAGTCATTGCACTGACAGCAAGACAGGTGGGACAATGTTTTAGAAAGTGAGGGTCTTCCTATGATGTGCATTAAAGCACCGTGAACTCTGGCCTTTTTCTCTGTCACCTACAACTTAGAGCCTTGCCTGACATGTGACACTCTCTATGGTGTCTGATGAGAGGGGAAGGAAGCTGAAAACGTGCCTGAGATCATATAGCCATACAGCACTGGCGGGGGAGTAGGACCACTCATGTTCTCCAAATGATAATGctcttattttttatgttttagtgGGTTGGTGGACGCTATTCCTTGTGGTCAGCAATTGGGTTATCCATTGCACTGCACATAGGTATGTCTGTCAGAGCTAAGCCCACTTTCATCTCTGCATACAGATTTAAGCGGCCAAAACAGTTGATAGCTGGTTGCAATCGGAGAACGCCCAACAAGGGTAACGCTAGAATGCTTAAAATATGCTGTTGTCTGTATTTGGCAGGCAATTTTTCCTGCCTTGTAAATTTGGATTAAATTCAGCCCAAGGCCTGACTATTTAATTTGTGAACCTGTAAGATTGTTTAGTTAAACTGGAGCTGAATATTGtactgaaatttgaattttagaCTTGTTTTACTTACCAGTCCCAGTAAATTGGTGTAAAACTGCATATTCAAACTGTAGAAACACACTGGTGTATTATCGCCCAGTTAATGTGGAGATAATAGGCCCCAAGGATTCCCAGAATGCAGATATTGATTAGATTGTATTGTTTACTTTTCAGATATTCAGTGTGATATCAACCATATTATGAAAACAAACTAAGAGGTCTTTCTCGTCTTTAAAACAATGTTCTGGTTGCTCTTCAGGTTTTGAGAACTTTGAGAAGCTGCTGAGCGGAGCACACTGGATGGTAGGGGTCTGCTCTTGTTATAGAGATGTTGAGCGACAAACTTTCCAATATTTTTTGGACAGCTGAAATACACTGTCTGCAGGGCAAAAAATTGTTCATCCCCGTAATTCTGTTTTCTCACAAGTCACTGTAATCATACAAAGCAATGTCAGTTTGACAAAACAAACCTTTTTGAGCGGCATCAAATACTTTTTCAGTAGAAAATCTATGACATCACTTGTGACATTAACTGTGACATTACACACCATACAgcaggggtcggcaacctttTTGATATGaagtgccagtttgaaatgttcttgttaattagtatgccatatcaacattaagtttaacattaggcctgcacgatatgagggaaaatctgcgatgtgcAATAACACTTAACacagtgtgcatattagctatacagttcctatgtcAGTTCCTATgtttaataggtacactgctaacacagaccccaaacattgattagcctatgcccactgaataaagaaataaattattttcaacatgCTTTTGAACGACCCTTTTTGAACGCTACGACCCTGCCCCTTTTGGCTCATTGGTGGAATGTCAGTTTTAAGGGGCGTGTCATCTTATTCGGAAGAACGTGGTGGCGGGAGCTAActgaagcttaataatgctaatgaaaacataatgaaccatgtaacataacacgcgtgctacatagcataataaataagttacgtgcgacagggttaaaaaaaataattaattaaaaatcctCTCTCGCACGCTTATCGCGAGTGTGCCAATGATTACGCTGCCGCGTGCCACCGGTTGCCGACCCCTGCCATGCAGCATACAACAGTTCTGTGTTCAACCAAGCACTCAGAATTGAATTCTGCCTCAGCACTTGTTTTAAGATGAGAGATGCACTTCTGTGTGGGATGGGGATTAGAGCATATGAGCTTTTCCCCTTAGGTTTCCATATTCCTCCTGTTCTCTCAGGACAACCACTTCCGCACCGCCCCCCTGGAGGAGAACGCCCCAATTCTTCTGGCCTTGCTTGGGATCTGGTACATCAACTTCTTCCGGGTGGAGACTCATGCCCTGCTGCCCTACGACCAGTACATGCATCGCTTTGCTGCCTACTTCCAGCAGGTCAGTCATCACCATGGCTGGGGGAATTAGCAAGGCTGGTGA
This region includes:
- the LOC118788330 gene encoding LOW QUALITY PROTEIN: glucose-6-phosphate isomerase-like (The sequence of the model RefSeq protein was modified relative to this genomic sequence to represent the inferred CDS: deleted 1 base in 1 codon), translating into MGLTSDPIYQRLQEWFKSSAGHLSMREMFDADEERFSKFSTILQTDDGDILIDYSKNLVNEDVMEMLVDMAKSRGLEAARERMFMGEKINFTEGRAVLHVALRNRSNTPIIVGGKDVMPEINKVLQQMKVFCIKVRNGEWKGYTGKSITDVVNIGIGGSDLGPLMVTEALKAYSKGGPRVWFVSNIDGTHIAKTLAELNAETTLFIIASKTFTTQETITNAESAKEWFLQAAKDSSAVAKHFVALSTNAPKVKEFGIDTANMFEFWDWVGGRYSLWSAIGLSIALHIGFENFEDMLCGAHWMDNHFYTAPLEENAPILLALLGIWYINFFLAETHALLPYDQYMHRFAAYFQQGDMESNGKYITKQGTRVNYHTGPIVWGEPGTNGQHAFYQLIHQGTRMVPADFLIPAQTQHPIRNNLHHKILIANFLAQTEALMKGKTTEEAKKELEAAGFSGEALQKLLPHKVFQGNRPTNSIIFEKLTPYVLGVLIALYEHKIFVQGFMWEINSFDQWGVELGKQLAKTIEAELQDATEVHSHDSSTNGLINFIKKNEAVMGLTSDPNYQKLEQWYKSNAGSLSMRQMFDADKERFSKFSTILQTEDGDILLDYSKNLINAEVMKILVEMAKSRGVETAREKMFTGEKINFTEGRAVLHVALRNRSNTPIKVDGQDVMPEVNKILEKMKGFCHKVRSGEWKGYTGKPMTDVVNIGIGGSDLGPLMVTEALKAYSKGGPRVWFVSNIDGTHIAKTLAELNVETTLFIIASKTFTTQETITNAESAKEWFLHVAKDPSAVAKHFVALSTNAPKVKEFGIDTANMFEFWDWVGGRYSLWSAIGLSIALHIGFENFEKLLSGAHWMDNHFRTAPWRRTPQFFWPCLGSGTSTSSGWRLMPCCPTTSTCIALLPTSSRVTWSRTGSTSLSRAPV